A window of Sphingobacterium sp. SRCM116780 contains these coding sequences:
- a CDS encoding NADP-dependent malic enzyme: MSNVNRKQAALDYHSMGRPGKIAVVPTKPTNSQRDLSLAYSPGVAEPCLAIAANKEDAYKYTAKGNLVAVISNGTAVLGLGDIGAVAGKPVMEGKGLLFKIFADIDVFDIELDTKNVDEFVNIVKALEPTFGGINLEDIKAPECFEIERRLKAEMNIPVMHDDQHGTAIISCAALINACELIGKKIEEVKIVVNGAGAAAISCTGMYVSAGAKKENIVMLDSKGVIRRDRENLDGMKAVYATDRDIRTLADAVDGSDVFIGLSAADVLTPEMLLTMAAKPIVLAMANPNPEIAYDLALATRNDVIMGTGRSDYPNQVNNVLGFPYIFRGALDVRATAINEEMKVAATKAIAELAKQPVPEEVNQAYNTSNLKYSAEYIIPKPNDPRLITEVSVAVAKAAIASGVAKHAIEDWDNYRETLRKRLGQDDAIMRNLTMAAKRDPKRVVFAEADNYKTLRAAQIVKEEGIAIPILLGKKNKINDLIKEYGFELDAVEIIDPIEEAESARVNKYVDHLFTKRQRRGISKFDAKKLLFDRNYFGASMVQFGEADTLISGLTKNYAHTIKPALHVIGAKEGSRIVGMYMMLTKKGPIFLGDTTVNKEPTAKELADITVQLDAAVRKMNISPRIALLSYSNFGSNEGNTPTKVREAIQIVHKEHPEIVADGDLQANFALNSELLEANFPFSTLKGQPANTLVFPNLESGNIAYKLLQEVGNAEAVGPILLGMNKPIHVLQLDSSVREIVNMVTIAVVDVQSYEKQGK; this comes from the coding sequence ATGAGTAATGTAAATCGTAAACAAGCCGCATTGGACTACCATTCGATGGGTAGACCTGGTAAAATAGCTGTTGTGCCTACCAAGCCAACAAATTCTCAACGGGATTTATCGCTAGCTTATTCACCAGGTGTTGCTGAGCCTTGTTTAGCTATCGCGGCAAACAAAGAAGATGCCTATAAATATACGGCAAAAGGAAATTTAGTTGCCGTAATTAGTAATGGTACCGCAGTATTGGGTCTTGGAGATATTGGCGCTGTAGCAGGTAAACCGGTTATGGAAGGTAAAGGTTTATTATTCAAAATCTTTGCTGATATTGATGTTTTTGACATCGAACTCGACACGAAGAATGTCGATGAGTTTGTGAATATTGTAAAGGCATTAGAACCTACTTTTGGTGGTATCAATTTAGAAGATATTAAAGCTCCAGAATGTTTTGAAATTGAAAGACGTTTGAAAGCTGAAATGAATATACCGGTCATGCATGACGATCAACACGGTACAGCGATTATTTCCTGTGCAGCTTTGATCAATGCTTGTGAATTGATTGGAAAGAAAATCGAGGAGGTTAAAATCGTCGTAAATGGTGCTGGTGCTGCAGCGATCTCGTGTACCGGGATGTATGTATCTGCTGGTGCTAAAAAGGAAAATATTGTCATGTTAGACAGTAAAGGTGTTATCCGTCGTGATCGCGAAAACTTAGATGGCATGAAAGCTGTTTATGCTACAGATCGGGACATTCGCACACTTGCTGATGCAGTAGATGGATCGGATGTATTCATCGGACTTTCTGCAGCAGATGTACTAACTCCTGAAATGCTATTAACAATGGCTGCTAAACCAATCGTATTAGCCATGGCCAATCCTAACCCGGAGATTGCTTACGATTTAGCACTTGCCACACGTAATGATGTCATTATGGGCACAGGTCGTTCGGATTACCCGAATCAGGTGAACAATGTATTGGGTTTCCCTTATATCTTCCGTGGTGCTTTAGACGTACGTGCAACAGCGATCAACGAAGAAATGAAAGTGGCGGCAACGAAAGCAATTGCTGAATTGGCAAAACAACCCGTACCTGAAGAGGTAAACCAAGCTTATAATACGAGTAATTTAAAATATTCTGCGGAATATATCATTCCAAAACCAAATGATCCACGTTTAATCACAGAAGTTTCTGTAGCTGTAGCAAAAGCTGCTATTGCTTCAGGTGTTGCTAAACATGCCATTGAAGACTGGGATAACTATAGAGAGACGTTACGCAAAAGATTAGGTCAAGATGACGCGATCATGCGCAATTTGACTATGGCGGCAAAACGTGACCCTAAACGTGTTGTATTTGCTGAAGCTGACAATTACAAAACGCTTCGTGCAGCACAAATTGTCAAAGAAGAAGGTATCGCGATTCCTATTTTATTGGGTAAGAAAAATAAAATCAACGATTTAATTAAGGAGTATGGCTTTGAATTAGATGCTGTAGAAATTATCGATCCTATTGAAGAGGCAGAATCAGCACGTGTCAATAAATATGTAGATCACTTATTTACGAAAAGACAACGTCGTGGTATTTCAAAATTTGATGCGAAGAAACTGTTATTTGACCGTAATTATTTCGGAGCAAGTATGGTTCAATTTGGCGAGGCTGATACGTTAATTTCTGGGTTAACTAAAAATTACGCACATACGATTAAACCTGCTTTACATGTGATCGGAGCAAAAGAAGGAAGTCGTATTGTTGGTATGTATATGATGTTGACTAAAAAAGGACCTATTTTCTTAGGCGATACAACTGTCAACAAAGAACCTACGGCTAAAGAATTAGCTGATATTACGGTACAATTGGATGCTGCAGTTCGAAAAATGAACATCAGTCCGCGCATTGCACTGTTATCCTATTCTAATTTTGGTTCTAATGAAGGTAATACACCGACAAAAGTTCGAGAAGCCATCCAGATCGTTCACAAAGAACACCCTGAAATTGTTGCTGATGGTGATTTACAAGCAAACTTTGCACTTAACAGTGAATTATTAGAAGCCAATTTCCCTTTCAGTACATTAAAAGGACAACCAGCGAATACGCTAGTTTTCCCGAACTTAGAATCAGGAAACATTGCGTATAAATTATTACAAGAAGTAGGTAATGCGGAAGCAGTAGGTCCAATTTTATTGGGAATGAACAAGCCTATTCACGTATTACAATTGGATAGTTCTGTTCGTGAGATTGTTAACATGGTGACGATTGCAGTTGTCGATGTACAGTCGTACGAAAAACAAGGTAAATAA
- the ruvA gene encoding Holliday junction branch migration protein RuvA, which yields MYAYFNGKLAHKAPTHVVLDVGGIGYYIHISLHTFSQIKDQEQCKLFISFQVREDAHTLFGFATEGEKKLFENLISVSGIGPNTGRMILSSNTPEEIQSAIVNGQVVLIQKIKGIGPKTAQRLILELQDKLKKEGVDALSTIPMGQSLPDEALSALVMLGFNKSASEKVLNTIMQADSNLSVEDMIKLALKRL from the coding sequence ATGTATGCATACTTCAACGGAAAATTAGCTCATAAAGCCCCTACCCATGTCGTTCTTGATGTGGGTGGGATTGGTTATTATATCCATATTTCCTTACATACATTTTCCCAAATTAAAGACCAAGAACAGTGTAAGCTGTTCATCTCTTTTCAAGTAAGGGAAGATGCACATACGCTTTTTGGTTTTGCTACAGAAGGAGAGAAAAAATTATTTGAAAACCTGATATCTGTATCTGGGATAGGTCCCAATACAGGTCGCATGATTCTTTCCTCGAATACACCTGAAGAAATTCAATCGGCCATTGTCAATGGGCAAGTTGTGCTAATCCAAAAAATAAAAGGGATAGGTCCTAAAACAGCGCAACGCTTGATTCTGGAACTTCAAGATAAATTGAAAAAAGAAGGAGTGGATGCGTTATCGACAATACCAATGGGGCAGTCGTTACCAGACGAAGCACTATCGGCTTTAGTCATGTTAGGTTTTAATAAATCGGCTTCTGAGAAGGTCTTAAATACCATCATGCAGGCAGACTCGAATCTTTCTGTTGAGGATATGATCAAATTAGCTCTAAAAAGATTGTAA
- a CDS encoding GAF domain-containing protein: MAEDLSIHKGTKEEQYVGLIPQIKGLITGEDNQIANLANVAAALKEQFNFFWVGFYLVAGEQLVLGPFQGPVACTRINYGRGVCGTAWKESKTIVVPNVDEFPGHIACSSLSKSEIVIPIYQQDSIVGILDVDSAELNAFDEIDEKYLTEIVSLLS; encoded by the coding sequence ATGGCAGAGGATTTAAGCATTCATAAAGGAACAAAAGAGGAACAATATGTTGGATTAATTCCTCAAATTAAAGGATTAATTACCGGAGAAGATAATCAAATTGCAAATTTGGCCAATGTAGCAGCAGCTTTAAAAGAACAGTTCAATTTCTTTTGGGTAGGTTTTTATTTAGTTGCGGGAGAGCAATTGGTATTGGGTCCATTTCAGGGTCCTGTTGCCTGTACACGCATCAACTATGGAAGAGGTGTCTGTGGTACAGCTTGGAAAGAGTCAAAAACAATTGTGGTACCTAATGTCGATGAATTTCCAGGGCATATCGCCTGTAGCTCTTTGTCAAAATCGGAAATCGTCATACCTATTTATCAACAAGATTCCATCGTCGGTATCTTGGATGTGGATAGTGCAGAACTGAATGCTTTTGATGAAATTGATGAAAAATATTTAACTGAAATTGTTAGTTTACTCTCTTAA
- a CDS encoding WD40 repeat domain-containing protein, with the protein MDKFEIELAATLNGHQNPIFALENGYFSNTFFSGGNDKGVVEWDLEKKGFKRILCAVSSSIYALHLIPNTPYLAIALREGKVMIVDVENQKLIANLHVSNKAVFALQTIPNKKELVAVGEDGIASVWSLTSYEKVHEFAISSNTIRTVALSHDQKNIVFGDKNGDLFLFSAEDYHFLLANQKHTMPITSLVFSKDDRLVFSGARDAAFKISDVASLKEQHTFTPHMFTVYGIYPHPIYPIMATVSRDKSFKIWEDNTYSLLKAVSRDKFYDSHTLSINTGIWLAEGKYFLTAGDDKLIKIWEMKLP; encoded by the coding sequence ATGGATAAATTTGAGATCGAATTAGCAGCAACTTTAAATGGGCATCAGAACCCAATTTTTGCATTGGAAAATGGCTATTTTTCCAATACCTTCTTCTCAGGAGGCAATGATAAAGGTGTCGTAGAATGGGATTTAGAAAAGAAGGGATTCAAACGCATTCTTTGTGCAGTCAGTTCATCTATCTATGCCTTACATTTAATACCTAACACACCTTATTTAGCGATCGCACTGCGTGAAGGAAAAGTGATGATTGTCGATGTTGAAAATCAAAAACTGATCGCCAACTTGCATGTCTCCAACAAAGCTGTTTTTGCTTTGCAAACGATCCCTAATAAAAAAGAACTTGTCGCTGTAGGAGAGGACGGCATCGCGAGCGTTTGGTCGTTGACATCGTATGAAAAAGTACATGAATTCGCTATTTCATCCAATACGATCCGTACTGTTGCCTTATCTCATGATCAAAAGAACATTGTATTTGGAGATAAAAATGGAGATCTATTTCTATTCTCTGCCGAAGACTACCATTTTTTATTGGCAAATCAAAAACATACCATGCCCATTACAAGTCTGGTCTTCTCTAAAGATGATCGTTTGGTTTTTAGTGGAGCAAGAGATGCAGCCTTCAAAATATCGGATGTAGCATCATTGAAAGAACAGCATACCTTCACGCCACATATGTTTACCGTATATGGTATTTATCCGCATCCCATTTATCCCATAATGGCTACCGTAAGCCGCGATAAGTCATTCAAAATTTGGGAAGACAATACCTACTCGTTATTGAAAGCAGTAAGTCGGGATAAATTCTACGATTCACATACCTTATCCATTAACACCGGGATATGGTTGGCAGAAGGCAAGTACTTCTTAACCGCAGGAGATGATAAACTGATTAAGATATGGGAAATGAAGCTTCCTTAA
- the hisIE gene encoding bifunctional phosphoribosyl-AMP cyclohydrolase/phosphoribosyl-ATP diphosphatase HisIE produces the protein MLDFSKSDGLVPVIVQDAQTLEVLMLGYMNEEAWQKTQAEKRVTFFSRSKNRLWTKGEESGNFLTVVSVHIDCDQDTVLIKAKPAGPTCHTGSRSCFNTTYNQNFLLELERIIKHRYEFPSDESYVNRLRSKGINKIAQKVGEEAVETVIAALTETEHDFINETSDLFFHLLVLLREKGITLETIAKNLESRHQ, from the coding sequence ATGTTAGATTTTTCAAAAAGTGACGGACTTGTTCCTGTGATTGTGCAAGACGCTCAAACATTGGAAGTGTTGATGCTAGGCTACATGAATGAAGAAGCATGGCAAAAAACACAAGCTGAAAAGCGTGTTACTTTTTTCTCAAGAAGTAAAAATCGATTGTGGACAAAAGGCGAAGAAAGTGGAAACTTTTTAACCGTGGTGAGTGTACATATCGATTGTGATCAAGATACCGTATTGATTAAAGCTAAACCAGCGGGCCCTACTTGTCATACGGGTAGTCGTAGCTGTTTTAATACCACATACAATCAAAATTTCCTATTGGAGTTAGAGCGTATCATTAAACATCGTTACGAATTTCCTTCCGATGAATCTTACGTCAATCGTCTTCGTTCGAAAGGAATTAATAAAATAGCACAGAAAGTTGGTGAAGAAGCTGTTGAAACGGTCATTGCCGCATTGACGGAAACAGAGCACGATTTTATCAATGAGACATCAGATTTATTCTTCCACTTATTGGTACTCTTGCGAGAAAAAGGAATCACCTTAGAAACGATCGCTAAAAATTTAGAAAGTAGACATCAATAA
- the hisF gene encoding imidazole glycerol phosphate synthase subunit HisF — protein sequence MLAKRIIPCLDVKDGRTVKGVNFVDLRDAGDPVELAWQYSQQGADELVFLDIAATHEGRKTTIDLVKAVAREVNIPFTIGGGINEMKDAEVLLNSGADKISINSAAVRNPQLINDLAAAFGTQFVVVAVDTRYLDGQNFVHLSGGRIQTEIKTEDWVREAQERGAGEILLTSMDHDGTKNGFDNGLLKKINDSITIPLIASGGAGQQQHFVDVFQQSNVDAALAASVFHYGEILIPELKNTLRSNGIVVR from the coding sequence ATGTTAGCAAAGCGGATAATTCCTTGTCTAGATGTCAAAGACGGACGAACAGTAAAAGGAGTCAACTTTGTTGATTTACGTGATGCTGGAGATCCTGTAGAATTGGCATGGCAATATTCCCAACAAGGGGCTGATGAATTGGTTTTTTTGGATATCGCTGCGACACATGAAGGCCGTAAAACGACTATTGACTTGGTGAAAGCAGTTGCCCGAGAAGTGAATATTCCATTTACAATAGGTGGTGGTATTAACGAAATGAAAGACGCTGAAGTTCTGTTGAACTCTGGAGCAGATAAAATTTCCATTAATTCAGCTGCGGTACGTAATCCGCAATTGATCAATGATCTTGCTGCAGCATTTGGAACTCAGTTTGTTGTTGTAGCTGTAGATACCCGCTATTTGGACGGACAAAACTTTGTTCATTTAAGTGGAGGACGTATCCAAACAGAAATAAAAACAGAAGACTGGGTGAGAGAGGCACAAGAAAGAGGAGCTGGTGAAATTCTGTTGACATCGATGGATCATGACGGAACGAAGAATGGTTTTGATAATGGCTTGTTGAAAAAAATCAATGATTCCATTACTATTCCGTTGATCGCATCGGGAGGAGCTGGTCAACAACAACATTTTGTTGATGTATTTCAACAAAGTAATGTGGATGCCGCTTTAGCAGCTTCTGTATTCCACTATGGTGAAATATTGATCCCAGAATTAAAAAATACATTACGCAGTAATGGTATTGTTGTACGTTAA
- a CDS encoding HisA/HisF-related TIM barrel protein, whose translation MYIIPAIDVLDKKVVRLREGNYNDVTSYEISLEEQIEKYHANGTELVHIIDLNGAKGDFSNQEYLFDIIQKTEMKIQYGGGVRSIEKVKELVDAGIYRVIVGTQAITNPSFLEELSSLNEGKVKYADHIIIAIDVLDEVIKYSGWLESSPIKLIEYIDKCLALGFFRFLCTDISKDGKLGGAGVDLYKKLLDHSPIIKLIGSGGISSMDDIRNLNALGTMESVVVGKAIYENRVSIEEIKDWNLKSLISF comes from the coding sequence ATGTATATTATACCCGCTATTGACGTTTTAGATAAGAAAGTCGTTCGTTTGAGAGAAGGAAACTACAACGATGTGACCTCTTATGAAATCAGTTTAGAAGAGCAAATCGAGAAGTACCATGCGAATGGTACAGAATTGGTACATATCATTGATTTGAATGGAGCAAAAGGAGATTTTAGCAATCAAGAATATTTATTTGATATCATTCAGAAAACAGAGATGAAAATTCAATACGGTGGAGGTGTTCGTAGTATTGAGAAAGTCAAAGAATTGGTTGATGCAGGTATTTACCGTGTTATTGTCGGTACACAGGCCATCACAAATCCTTCATTTTTAGAAGAACTAAGCAGCTTGAATGAAGGCAAAGTAAAATATGCTGATCACATCATTATTGCTATTGATGTTTTAGATGAAGTGATTAAGTATTCCGGATGGTTAGAATCGTCACCGATTAAATTAATTGAATACATTGATAAATGTCTTGCTTTAGGATTCTTCCGTTTCTTATGTACTGACATTAGTAAAGATGGTAAATTAGGAGGTGCAGGAGTTGATTTATATAAGAAACTGCTCGATCATTCACCCATTATCAAATTAATCGGATCAGGAGGGATTAGCTCGATGGACGATATTCGCAATCTAAACGCATTAGGTACGATGGAATCTGTTGTTGTTGGAAAAGCTATTTATGAAAATAGAGTTTCTATTGAAGAAATTAAAGACTGGAATTTAAAATCCTTAATTAGCTTTTAA
- the hisH gene encoding imidazole glycerol phosphate synthase subunit HisH: MIGIINYGAGNIFSLTAALDRVGLTYGMVNKVKDIDQYDRIIIPGVGHAGAAMEKLRASGLAECIHTIQKPVLGICVGMQLLTDFSEEGQADLLAIIPLKTLHFDQKIKEKVPHMGWNSISIRNDNPLFSNIEDNAYFYFVHSYFIEYDEEYTAASCTYGVQFSAAISKGNVYGVQFHPEKSGKAGEQLLVNFSKLS; the protein is encoded by the coding sequence ATGATAGGAATTATAAATTACGGAGCTGGCAATATTTTTTCATTGACGGCAGCTTTGGATCGTGTTGGACTTACCTATGGGATGGTCAACAAAGTAAAAGATATCGATCAATATGACCGGATTATCATACCAGGTGTTGGACATGCAGGAGCTGCTATGGAAAAACTACGCGCTTCTGGATTGGCAGAATGTATTCATACCATTCAAAAACCTGTATTAGGGATTTGTGTGGGGATGCAATTGTTGACTGATTTTTCAGAAGAAGGACAGGCAGATTTATTAGCTATTATCCCATTAAAAACACTTCATTTTGATCAAAAAATTAAAGAGAAGGTTCCACATATGGGTTGGAACAGCATTTCGATCAGAAATGACAATCCATTATTCAGCAATATAGAAGATAATGCTTATTTTTACTTTGTGCACTCCTATTTCATTGAATATGATGAGGAATACACAGCAGCAAGCTGTACTTATGGAGTACAATTTTCGGCTGCCATCAGCAAAGGGAATGTCTATGGAGTACAATTTCACCCCGAGAAATCAGGGAAAGCAGGCGAGCAATTATTAGTGAATTTTTCAAAATTAAGTTAG
- the hisB gene encoding bifunctional histidinol-phosphatase/imidazoleglycerol-phosphate dehydratase HisB, with amino-acid sequence MPNQLKRVLFIDRDGTLILEPEDQQIDSFAKLKFYPAALQYLPRIAKELDFDLVLVSNQDGLGTDAHPEANFWPVHQFIIDTFAAEGVVFSQEHIDRTFPHENAATRKPGIGMLLDYFDPSTYNLAQSFVIGDRVNDVKLAQNLGAKAIWLRNNDDLGVLENVQIDPETIALETSDWKSIYEFLKLGTRTGEHHRKTNETDIYIKLNLDGSGKADIDTGLPFFDHMLDQIARHGAIDLTVKAKGDLHIDEHHTIEDTGIALGEVFLKVLGDKRGIERYSYTLPMDDCLAQVALDFGGRNWIVWDAEFKREKIGDMPTEMFFHFFKSFSDASKSNLNIKAEGDNEHHKIEAIFKAFAKSIKKAVRRDADNMQLPSTKGVL; translated from the coding sequence ATGCCTAATCAGCTTAAACGTGTATTATTCATCGACCGCGATGGTACTTTAATTTTGGAACCAGAAGATCAACAAATTGATTCTTTTGCGAAGTTGAAGTTTTACCCTGCAGCATTACAATATCTGCCACGTATTGCGAAAGAATTAGATTTCGATCTGGTATTAGTATCTAACCAAGACGGATTGGGAACAGATGCTCATCCAGAAGCCAACTTTTGGCCAGTCCATCAATTTATTATCGACACGTTTGCTGCTGAAGGCGTTGTTTTTTCTCAAGAACATATTGATCGTACATTTCCGCATGAAAATGCGGCAACACGTAAACCAGGTATCGGTATGCTGTTGGATTATTTTGATCCTTCAACATATAATTTAGCACAATCTTTTGTTATCGGAGATCGTGTCAATGATGTAAAATTAGCACAAAATTTAGGTGCCAAAGCCATCTGGTTGCGAAACAATGATGATTTGGGCGTATTAGAAAATGTACAAATAGATCCAGAAACCATTGCGCTAGAAACCTCCGATTGGAAATCCATTTATGAGTTTTTAAAATTGGGAACGCGTACAGGAGAACATCATCGGAAAACAAATGAAACGGATATCTATATCAAATTAAATTTGGATGGATCTGGGAAAGCTGATATTGATACAGGATTGCCATTTTTTGATCATATGTTAGATCAGATTGCACGTCATGGCGCAATTGATTTGACGGTGAAGGCAAAAGGAGATTTACATATCGACGAACATCATACGATTGAAGATACAGGTATCGCTTTAGGAGAAGTGTTTTTAAAAGTGTTAGGAGATAAACGCGGTATTGAACGTTATTCCTATACATTGCCAATGGACGATTGTTTAGCGCAAGTAGCTTTGGATTTTGGAGGTCGTAATTGGATCGTTTGGGATGCAGAATTTAAACGGGAGAAAATTGGTGATATGCCAACAGAAATGTTCTTCCATTTCTTTAAGTCATTCTCTGATGCTTCAAAATCGAACTTGAATATTAAAGCCGAAGGCGACAATGAACATCATAAAATAGAAGCAATATTTAAGGCATTCGCAAAATCAATAAAAAAGGCGGTTCGTCGGGACGCGGATAATATGCAACTGCCAAGTACGAAAGGGGTTTTGTAG
- the hisC gene encoding histidinol-phosphate transaminase — protein MDTPFNLTKLLRANIQNLVPYSSARDEFKGEASVLIDANENAFGSPLAHNYNRYPDPLQHQVKHKLSQIKGVPAANIFLGNGSDEAIDILFRAFCRPGVDNVVLVPPTYGMYEVSANINDVAYRKVNLTATYQLDLPAIADAIDEHTKLIFICSPNNPTGNSINRQDIETILNNFEGLVVVDEAYINFSQTKSFTHELVEYPNLVVLQTLSKAWGLAALRLGMAFASTEIIAVFNKIKPPYNINQATQDIVLEALENIDQVNSWIKQTVEEREKLVQELDKLEMVQHITPSDANFILVKMNDPRGVYEYLVGNGIIVRDRSKVELCEGCLRITVGTPQENQLLLEKLTTINS, from the coding sequence ATGGACACTCCATTCAACTTAACGAAATTATTACGAGCAAACATTCAAAATCTCGTACCTTATTCTTCTGCAAGAGATGAATTCAAAGGGGAAGCATCAGTTTTAATAGATGCAAATGAAAACGCTTTTGGCTCTCCTTTAGCGCATAATTACAACCGATACCCAGATCCTCTTCAACATCAAGTTAAACATAAACTTTCGCAGATTAAAGGTGTTCCAGCAGCAAATATATTCTTAGGTAATGGAAGTGATGAAGCCATTGATATTTTATTCCGTGCATTTTGTCGCCCAGGAGTAGATAACGTGGTATTAGTACCGCCTACTTATGGTATGTACGAAGTGTCAGCAAATATTAATGATGTTGCCTATCGGAAGGTAAATTTAACAGCAACTTATCAATTGGATCTACCTGCTATTGCAGATGCAATTGATGAACATACCAAATTGATTTTTATCTGTTCACCAAATAATCCGACAGGCAATAGTATCAATCGTCAAGATATTGAGACGATCTTAAATAACTTTGAGGGTTTGGTCGTTGTGGATGAGGCGTATATTAATTTTTCGCAAACTAAATCATTCACACATGAATTGGTTGAATATCCAAACTTGGTTGTTTTACAAACGCTTTCTAAAGCATGGGGATTAGCCGCTTTACGTTTAGGAATGGCTTTTGCCAGTACTGAAATTATCGCCGTCTTCAACAAAATAAAACCACCTTACAATATCAATCAAGCAACACAAGACATCGTATTGGAAGCCTTGGAAAATATTGATCAAGTCAACTCATGGATTAAACAAACCGTTGAAGAACGTGAAAAGTTAGTGCAAGAATTGGATAAATTGGAAATGGTTCAACATATTACACCTTCTGATGCAAACTTTATCCTTGTGAAAATGAATGATCCACGAGGAGTTTACGAATACTTAGTTGGAAATGGTATTATCGTACGGGATCGTTCTAAAGTAGAATTATGTGAAGGATGTCTGCGTATTACAGTTGGTACTCCACAAGAGAATCAATTATTATTAGAAAAATTAACAACAATCAATAGCTAA
- a CDS encoding ribonuclease Z, with translation MRFEVLILGNSSATPMYDRHPTSQVLNFNEQLFLIDCGEGTQMQLNRYGIKSNKISHIFISHLHGDHYLGLIGLLSSMHLIGRKSDLHLYGPIGLDEILAVQFKYSETMLRYNLIFHETSAERPEVIFENRTLKVSTFPLTHRIPCTGFRFDEGQRARTLLMDEVEKENIPVAYYQVLKKGMDYIADDGRVFKAADFTLPAPLSRSYAYCSDTIRTASYLPYIQQATLLYHESTFLHDMVDRAKETFHTTSLEAAEIAKETAVGKLLLGHYSARYKDLQPLLAEAQSVFQHSMLSQEGKWYTV, from the coding sequence ATGCGTTTTGAAGTTTTGATTTTAGGGAATAGTTCAGCAACCCCTATGTACGATAGACATCCCACAAGTCAAGTATTGAACTTCAATGAACAATTGTTTTTAATTGATTGTGGCGAAGGCACCCAGATGCAATTGAACCGCTATGGGATTAAAAGTAATAAAATCAGTCATATTTTTATTAGTCATTTGCATGGAGACCACTATCTTGGTTTAATCGGGTTATTGTCCTCCATGCATTTAATTGGACGCAAAAGCGATTTACATCTCTATGGGCCAATAGGTTTGGATGAAATATTAGCTGTTCAGTTTAAATATTCGGAGACTATGCTTCGATATAACTTAATCTTTCACGAAACTTCGGCAGAACGTCCAGAAGTTATCTTTGAAAACAGAACACTCAAAGTCAGCACTTTTCCACTGACACACCGTATTCCTTGTACTGGATTCCGATTTGATGAAGGACAGCGAGCACGAACCTTATTAATGGATGAAGTGGAAAAAGAAAACATTCCGGTAGCGTATTATCAGGTGCTTAAAAAAGGAATGGATTATATCGCTGATGATGGACGTGTTTTCAAAGCCGCAGACTTTACATTGCCAGCTCCGTTATCTAGGAGCTATGCCTACTGTTCAGACACCATTCGAACAGCATCTTACCTGCCTTACATTCAACAGGCGACTCTGCTATATCACGAATCTACTTTCCTGCATGATATGGTTGATCGAGCAAAAGAAACATTTCACACGACTTCTTTAGAAGCAGCTGAAATTGCAAAAGAAACAGCAGTAGGAAAGCTATTATTAGGACATTATTCTGCTCGATATAAAGATTTACAACCGCTGTTAGCAGAAGCGCAATCCGTTTTTCAGCATTCCATGTTGTCTCAGGAAGGAAAATGGTATACCGTTTAA
- a CDS encoding STAS domain-containing protein yields the protein MKYTIDKHDRYIVIEPLSDTLDAEKAAKLKGEFLLRNTVGQRNIILDLSNVRKIDESCLRLAILANRLCDASGGLFILANIDSDVLEVIEMSHFHTNFTIVNSIKDAEDIVFAHEIEMDYRGEKEK from the coding sequence ATGAAATATACGATTGATAAACATGACCGCTATATTGTGATAGAACCTCTTTCTGATACTTTGGATGCAGAAAAGGCGGCTAAACTGAAAGGTGAATTTCTGTTGAGAAACACGGTTGGTCAACGTAATATTATTTTAGATCTTTCCAATGTGCGTAAGATAGATGAAAGCTGTCTTCGTTTAGCGATACTGGCCAACCGCCTTTGTGATGCTAGTGGAGGACTTTTTATTTTAGCAAATATAGATTCAGATGTTCTAGAGGTAATCGAAATGTCTCATTTCCATACCAATTTCACCATTGTGAATTCGATTAAAGATGCTGAAGATATAGTTTTTGCACATGAAATAGAAATGGATTATAGAGGGGAAAAAGAGAAATAA